A section of the Pseudomonas prosekii genome encodes:
- the ubiX gene encoding flavin prenyltransferase UbiX, whose amino-acid sequence MSHGPERITLAMTGASGAQYGLRLLDCLVREDREVHFLISKAAQLVMATETDVTLPPKPQMMQAFLTEYTGAAAGQIKVYGKEDWMSPVASGSGAPAAMVVVPCSTGTLSAIATGACNNLIERAADVTLKERRQLILVPREAPYSSIHLEHMLKLSNMGVTILPASPGFYHQPQTIDDLIDFVVARILNLLNIPQDMLPRWGEHHLSNDE is encoded by the coding sequence ATGAGCCATGGCCCGGAACGCATCACCCTGGCGATGACCGGCGCGTCCGGCGCGCAGTACGGTTTGCGCCTGCTCGATTGCCTGGTGCGTGAAGATCGCGAGGTGCATTTCCTGATTTCCAAGGCTGCACAGTTGGTCATGGCCACCGAAACCGACGTCACGCTGCCGCCGAAACCGCAAATGATGCAGGCCTTCCTCACCGAATACACCGGCGCCGCTGCCGGGCAGATCAAGGTGTACGGCAAGGAAGACTGGATGTCGCCGGTGGCCTCGGGCTCCGGCGCGCCGGCGGCGATGGTGGTGGTGCCGTGTTCGACCGGGACTTTGTCGGCGATCGCTACCGGCGCCTGCAACAACCTGATCGAACGCGCCGCCGACGTCACCTTGAAGGAACGCCGCCAGTTGATTCTGGTGCCGCGCGAGGCGCCGTATTCGAGCATTCATCTGGAGCACATGCTCAAGTTGTCGAACATGGGCGTGACGATCCTGCCGGCGTCGCCGGGGTTTTATCACCAGCCGCAAACCATCGACGACCTGATCGACTTCGTCGTCGCGCGGATTCTCAACCTGCTGAACATCCCTCAAGACATGCTGCCGCGCTGGGGCGAGCATCACTTGAGCAATGATGAGTAA
- a CDS encoding oxidoreductase, with protein MYLTPQHVLLAGATGLTGEHLLDRLLNEPTITRVLAPSRRPLAEHPHLENPVGDPAVFLPQLNGRVDIAYCCLGTTIKQAGSEQAFRAVDLDMVVAFAKRARDMGARHLIVISALGADPKSSIFYNRVKGEMEQALRAQDWPQLTICRPSLLLGDRVEPRLAEQFAGPLSRLIPGKYHGIEACQLARAMWRLALEEQDGVRVVESDELRKLGK; from the coding sequence ATGTACTTGACGCCTCAGCATGTATTGCTTGCCGGAGCTACCGGATTAACTGGCGAACATTTGCTTGATCGCCTGCTCAACGAGCCAACGATTACACGGGTATTGGCACCTTCACGCCGGCCATTGGCCGAGCACCCTCACCTGGAAAATCCGGTCGGCGACCCAGCGGTGTTCTTGCCGCAACTCAATGGTCGCGTCGACATCGCCTATTGCTGCCTCGGCACGACGATCAAACAGGCAGGCTCGGAACAAGCGTTTCGCGCGGTCGATCTGGACATGGTCGTGGCGTTCGCCAAACGTGCGCGGGACATGGGTGCGCGGCATCTGATCGTGATCAGTGCGTTGGGGGCTGATCCGAAATCGTCGATCTTCTACAACCGGGTCAAAGGCGAAATGGAACAGGCCTTGCGCGCGCAGGACTGGCCGCAACTGACCATTTGCCGACCTTCGCTGCTGCTCGGTGACCGGGTCGAGCCGCGTCTGGCCGAGCAATTCGCCGGCCCGTTGTCGCGGTTGATCCCCGGCAAATATCACGGCATCGAAGCCTGCCAACTGGCCCGCGCGATGTGGCGCCTGGCGCTGGAAGAACAGGATGGCGTGCGAGTGGTCGAGTCGGATGAATTGCGCAAGTTAGGCAAGTAA
- the exaC gene encoding acetaldehyde dehydrogenase ExaC, producing the protein MRYAHPGTEGAIVSFKSKYGNYIGGEFVAPVKGQYFTTTSPVNGQPIAEFPRSTAEDIDKALDAAHAAADAWGATSVQARSLVLLKIADRIEANLEVLAITESWDNGKAVRETLNADIPLAADHFRYFAGCLRAQEGSAAEIDGNTVAYHIHEPLGVVGQIIPWNFPILMAAWKLAPALAAGNCVVLKPAEQTPLGITVLMELIGDLLPAGVLNVVQGFGKEAGEALATSKRIAKIAFTGSTPVGSHIMKCAAENIIPSTVELGGKSPNIFFEDIMQAEPTFIEKAAEGLVLAFFNQGEVCTCPSRALVQESIYDEFMKVVMKKVLQIKRGDPLDTDTMVGAQASEQQFDKILSYLEIAKGEGAELLTGGKVEKLEGNLATGYYIQPTLLKGTNKMRVFQEEIFGPVVSITTFKDEAEALAIANDTEFGLGAGLWTRDINRAYRMGRAIKAGRVWTNCYHLYPAHAAFGGYKKSGVGRETHKMMLDHYQQTKNLLVSYDINPLGFF; encoded by the coding sequence ATGCGTTACGCTCACCCCGGTACTGAAGGCGCTATCGTTTCGTTCAAGAGCAAATACGGTAACTACATCGGCGGCGAGTTCGTCGCGCCTGTCAAAGGTCAGTACTTCACCACCACTTCGCCAGTCAATGGCCAACCGATTGCCGAATTCCCGCGCTCCACGGCTGAAGATATCGACAAAGCCCTCGACGCCGCCCACGCCGCAGCCGATGCCTGGGGCGCGACATCCGTCCAGGCGCGCTCGCTGGTGCTGCTGAAAATCGCTGATCGTATCGAAGCGAATCTGGAAGTCCTGGCGATCACCGAATCCTGGGACAACGGCAAAGCCGTGCGCGAAACCCTCAATGCCGACATCCCGCTGGCGGCAGATCACTTCCGCTACTTCGCCGGTTGCCTGCGTGCGCAGGAAGGCAGCGCTGCCGAAATCGACGGCAACACCGTGGCGTATCACATTCACGAACCGCTGGGCGTGGTCGGGCAGATCATCCCGTGGAACTTCCCGATCCTGATGGCCGCGTGGAAACTCGCCCCGGCCCTCGCCGCCGGTAACTGCGTGGTGCTCAAACCTGCCGAGCAAACGCCGCTGGGCATCACCGTGCTGATGGAACTGATCGGCGACCTGCTGCCGGCCGGCGTGCTCAACGTCGTGCAAGGGTTCGGCAAAGAAGCCGGCGAAGCCCTCGCCACCAGCAAACGCATCGCCAAAATTGCCTTCACCGGTTCGACGCCGGTCGGCTCGCACATCATGAAATGCGCCGCCGAAAACATTATCCCGTCCACCGTGGAGCTGGGTGGCAAGTCGCCGAACATCTTCTTCGAAGACATCATGCAAGCCGAGCCGACCTTTATCGAAAAGGCTGCCGAAGGTCTGGTGCTGGCGTTTTTCAACCAGGGCGAAGTCTGCACCTGCCCTTCCCGCGCGCTGGTTCAGGAATCGATTTACGACGAGTTCATGAAAGTCGTGATGAAAAAAGTCCTGCAAATCAAACGCGGCGACCCGCTGGACACCGACACCATGGTCGGCGCGCAGGCGTCCGAGCAGCAATTCGACAAAATCCTTTCGTACCTGGAAATTGCCAAGGGCGAAGGCGCCGAGCTGCTGACGGGCGGCAAAGTGGAAAAACTCGAGGGCAATCTGGCGACCGGGTATTACATCCAGCCGACCCTGCTCAAGGGCACCAACAAAATGCGCGTGTTCCAGGAAGAAATCTTTGGCCCGGTGGTGAGCATCACCACGTTCAAGGATGAAGCCGAAGCGCTGGCCATCGCCAACGACACCGAGTTCGGCCTCGGCGCCGGGCTGTGGACTCGCGACATCAACCGCGCCTACCGCATGGGGCGCGCGATCAAGGCTGGTCGGGTCTGGACCAACTGCTATCACCTGTACCCGGCGCACGCGGCGTTTGGCGGTTACAAAAAGTCCGGCGTCGGCCGTGAGACGCACAAAATGATGCTCGATCACTATCAGCAGACGAAAAACCTGCTGGTGAGTTACGACATCAATCCGCTGGGCTTCTTCTGA
- the mpl gene encoding UDP-N-acetylmuramate:L-alanyl-gamma-D-glutamyl-meso-diaminopimelate ligase, whose product MHIHILGICGTFMGSMAVLAKELGHHVTGSDANVYPPMSTQLQAQGIELTQGYDPAQLDPAPDLVVIGNAMSRGNPAVEYVLNKGLPYVSGPQWLADHVLQNRWVLAVAGTHGKTTTSSMLAWVLEHAGMSPGFLIGGVPQNFSVSARLGDTPFFVIEADEYDSAFFDKRSKFVHYRPRTAILNNLEFDHADIFPDLPAIERQFHHLVRTIPSEGLVIHPTTEPALQRVIEMGCWTPVQTTGAGGQWQVKLLSEDGSKFEVMFEGVAQGVVEWDMTGQHNVANALATLAAARHVGVVPSMGIAALSAFKSVKRRMEKVAEVRGITIYDDFAHHPTAIATTLDGLRKKIGDAPLIAIIEPRSNSMKLGAHRDGLPESVVDADQVIWYAPANLGWDLAGTAALCTVPSIVSDSLEGIIERVKSQAQPGTHVVIMSNGGFGGLHGKLAEALQ is encoded by the coding sequence ATGCACATTCATATTCTTGGTATCTGCGGCACTTTCATGGGTTCGATGGCGGTTCTGGCCAAAGAGCTGGGCCACCACGTCACCGGCTCCGATGCCAACGTCTATCCGCCGATGAGCACTCAACTCCAGGCGCAAGGCATTGAGCTGACCCAGGGTTACGACCCGGCGCAGCTTGATCCGGCGCCGGATCTGGTGGTCATCGGCAACGCCATGTCGCGCGGCAACCCGGCCGTCGAATACGTGCTGAACAAAGGCCTGCCCTACGTTTCCGGCCCGCAATGGCTGGCCGATCACGTCCTGCAGAATCGCTGGGTGTTGGCCGTCGCCGGCACGCACGGCAAGACCACCACCAGCAGCATGCTCGCCTGGGTGCTGGAACACGCCGGCATGAGCCCGGGTTTCCTGATCGGCGGCGTGCCGCAGAATTTCTCGGTGTCCGCGCGTTTGGGTGACACGCCGTTCTTCGTCATCGAAGCCGACGAGTACGACAGCGCGTTCTTCGACAAGCGCTCGAAGTTTGTTCACTACCGCCCGCGCACCGCGATCCTCAACAACCTTGAGTTCGATCACGCCGACATCTTCCCCGATCTGCCGGCCATCGAGCGGCAATTCCACCACTTGGTGCGTACCATTCCGAGCGAAGGCCTGGTGATCCATCCGACCACCGAGCCGGCGCTGCAACGCGTGATCGAAATGGGCTGCTGGACCCCGGTGCAAACCACCGGCGCCGGCGGTCAGTGGCAGGTCAAGTTGCTCAGCGAAGACGGTTCGAAGTTTGAAGTGATGTTCGAAGGCGTCGCGCAAGGCGTGGTCGAGTGGGACATGACCGGCCAGCACAACGTTGCCAATGCCTTGGCGACATTGGCGGCGGCGCGGCATGTCGGCGTTGTGCCGTCGATGGGCATCGCCGCGTTGAGCGCGTTCAAAAGCGTGAAGCGGCGGATGGAAAAAGTCGCCGAAGTGCGCGGCATCACCATTTACGACGACTTCGCCCACCACCCGACCGCCATTGCCACCACGCTGGATGGCTTGCGCAAGAAAATCGGCGATGCGCCGCTGATTGCGATCATCGAGCCGCGTTCCAACTCGATGAAGCTCGGCGCGCACCGTGACGGTTTGCCGGAAAGCGTGGTCGATGCCGATCAAGTGATCTGGTACGCGCCGGCCAACCTCGGCTGGGATCTGGCGGGCACTGCGGCGCTGTGCACGGTGCCGTCGATTGTCAGCGATTCGCTGGAAGGCATCATCGAACGGGTGAAAAGCCAGGCGCAGCCCGGCACTCACGTGGTGATCATGAGCAACGGCGGCTTCGGCGGCCTGCACGGCAAACTCGCCGAGGCGCTGCAATGA
- a CDS encoding sigma-54-dependent Fis family transcriptional regulator, translating into MHDNHLSRHARQVLTVTQGKSHLHGPGSDPSIARSWLRCLEDYHLDPALTMAPTVLEHGRVLESRERLQQVLQIAGSEMTSLHQQLSGAGHAVLLTDARGVILNCVTAPAERQIFERAGLWLGADWSEACEGTNGIGTCLVERQALTIHQDEHFRGRHTGLTCSASPVFDPHGELLAVLDVSSARHDVSRQSQFHTMALVNLSAKMIESCYFLRYFDNQWLLRFHLQAESVGLFSEGLLAFDGEGRISAVNQSALNLLGHIRGGLLGKPVEAFFDCSLDQLLGRASANASASWPLRTRDGRNLFAVLRGQPRSIPAPAPGQPLLAERPRLSGICLGDAALQENFRKALRVFERDVPLLINGETGSGKEAFAKAVHQASQRAPKSFVALNCAAIPESLIESELFGYRGGSFTGARKEGMRGKLQQADGGTLFLDEIGDMPLALQTRLLRVLEDRQVVPIGGEPESVNVRIISATHRNLLDRVNDGSFREDLYYRLNGLEVALPALRERSDKSQLLDFLLAEEAGGETVLIDEPARQALLAFAWPGNVRQLRNVLRTLAALCDGGRVGLEDLPTMIRQARPAVEVLVDTSSEHPLEDAERLALLNALEQQRWHMTHTAEQLGVSRNTLYRKLRKHNIARSA; encoded by the coding sequence ATGCACGACAACCATTTAAGTCGCCATGCCCGACAAGTCTTGACCGTCACCCAGGGCAAATCGCATCTGCACGGTCCCGGCAGTGATCCGTCGATTGCCCGTTCGTGGCTGCGCTGCCTTGAGGATTATCACCTCGACCCGGCCCTGACCATGGCGCCCACCGTGCTCGAACATGGCCGCGTGCTCGAAAGCCGTGAACGTTTGCAGCAAGTGCTGCAGATTGCCGGCAGCGAAATGACCAGCCTGCACCAGCAACTTTCCGGCGCCGGCCACGCCGTGCTGCTGACCGATGCGCGCGGGGTCATCCTCAATTGCGTCACCGCCCCTGCCGAGCGGCAGATTTTCGAGCGCGCGGGGCTCTGGCTCGGCGCCGACTGGAGCGAAGCCTGCGAAGGCACCAACGGCATCGGCACCTGCCTGGTAGAGCGTCAGGCGCTGACCATCCACCAGGACGAACACTTTCGCGGCCGCCACACCGGCCTGACCTGCTCGGCGAGCCCGGTGTTCGACCCGCATGGCGAATTGCTCGCCGTGCTCGACGTGTCGTCGGCGCGCCACGACGTTTCGCGCCAGAGCCAGTTTCACACCATGGCGCTGGTCAATCTGTCGGCGAAGATGATCGAGAGCTGTTATTTCCTGCGCTACTTCGACAATCAATGGCTGCTGCGTTTTCACTTGCAGGCCGAATCGGTCGGGCTGTTCAGCGAAGGGCTGCTGGCGTTTGACGGCGAAGGGCGGATCAGCGCGGTCAATCAAAGTGCGCTGAACCTGCTCGGGCATATTCGCGGCGGGCTGCTCGGCAAACCGGTGGAAGCGTTTTTCGATTGCTCGCTGGACCAATTGCTCGGCCGCGCCAGCGCCAATGCCAGCGCCAGTTGGCCGTTGCGCACGCGCGATGGGCGCAATCTGTTCGCGGTGCTGCGCGGCCAGCCACGCAGTATCCCCGCGCCAGCGCCGGGGCAACCGCTGCTGGCCGAGCGTCCACGCTTGTCAGGCATCTGTCTCGGCGATGCGGCGTTGCAAGAGAACTTCCGCAAAGCCTTGCGCGTATTCGAGCGCGACGTGCCGTTGCTGATCAATGGCGAAACCGGTTCCGGCAAGGAGGCTTTCGCCAAAGCCGTGCATCAGGCCAGCCAGCGCGCGCCGAAATCCTTCGTCGCGCTGAACTGCGCGGCCATCCCCGAAAGCCTAATCGAAAGCGAATTGTTCGGTTATCGCGGCGGCAGTTTTACCGGCGCGCGCAAGGAAGGCATGCGCGGCAAGTTGCAGCAGGCGGATGGCGGCACGTTGTTTCTCGATGAAATCGGCGACATGCCGCTGGCGTTGCAGACGCGCTTGCTGCGCGTTTTGGAGGATCGGCAAGTGGTGCCGATTGGCGGCGAACCGGAGTCGGTCAACGTCAGAATAATCAGCGCGACCCACCGCAATTTGCTTGACCGGGTGAACGACGGCAGCTTCCGCGAGGATTTGTATTACCGCTTGAATGGTTTGGAAGTGGCGCTGCCGGCCCTGCGTGAACGCAGCGATAAATCGCAGTTGCTGGATTTTCTGCTGGCGGAAGAGGCGGGCGGCGAAACCGTGCTGATCGACGAACCGGCGCGTCAGGCGTTGCTTGCTTTTGCCTGGCCGGGGAACGTGCGGCAGTTGCGCAATGTGCTGCGCACCTTGGCGGCGCTGTGCGATGGCGGGCGAGTCGGGCTGGAAGATCTACCGACGATGATTCGTCAGGCACGGCCGGCGGTTGAAGTGTTGGTGGACACGTCTTCGGAGCATCCGCTGGAAGATGCCGAGCGTCTGGCGTTGCTGAATGCGCTGGAGCAGCAGCGCTGGCACATGACCCACACCGCCGAACAACTCGGCGTCAGCCGCAATACCCTCTATAGAAAGCTGCGCAAACACAACATCGCCCGTTCCGCGTGA
- the eat gene encoding ethanolamine permease: protein MPSDQTGVPATGSSVDFEKVGSEYFQQRELKKGAAGWVLLVGLGVAYVISGDYAGWNFGLAQGGWGGMFLATLLMATMYLCMCFSLAELSSMIPTAGGGYGFARSAFGPWGGFLTGTAILIEYAIAPAAIAVFIGAYCESLFGIGGWMIYLAFYIIFIAIHIFGVGEALKLMFVITAVAALALGVFLVAMVPHFNVANLLDIPVTDAKGASTFLPFGYVGVWAAIPYAIWFFLAVEGVPLAAEETKNPKRDLPRGLIGAMLVLVSFALLILVIGPGGAGANALLTSGNPLVEALSKAYGGSTWMGSFVNLVGLAGLIASFFSIIYAYSRQIFALSRAGYLPRKLSETNKSKAPVLALIIPGIIGFGLSLTGQGDLLILVAVFGATISYVLMMAAQITLRIRRPKMDRPYRTPGGIFTSGVALVLACIAVVAGFLVDPRVVIGAAIIYGVLIAYFAFYSRHHLVAGTPEEEFAAIQQAEEALH from the coding sequence ATGCCTAGCGATCAAACGGGAGTTCCGGCTACCGGCTCCTCCGTCGACTTCGAAAAAGTCGGCTCCGAATACTTCCAGCAACGCGAACTTAAAAAGGGTGCCGCCGGTTGGGTTCTGCTGGTCGGGCTCGGCGTTGCTTACGTCATCTCCGGCGACTACGCCGGTTGGAATTTCGGCCTCGCCCAAGGTGGTTGGGGCGGCATGTTTCTGGCCACGTTGCTGATGGCCACCATGTACCTGTGCATGTGCTTTTCCCTCGCTGAACTGTCCTCGATGATTCCTACCGCCGGCGGTGGCTACGGTTTCGCCCGCAGCGCATTCGGGCCGTGGGGCGGATTTCTCACCGGCACCGCGATCCTCATCGAATACGCCATCGCGCCAGCGGCAATTGCCGTGTTCATCGGCGCCTATTGCGAGTCGTTATTCGGCATCGGCGGCTGGATGATCTATTTGGCGTTCTACATCATCTTCATCGCCATCCACATATTCGGCGTCGGCGAAGCGTTGAAACTGATGTTCGTGATCACCGCCGTCGCCGCACTGGCACTGGGTGTGTTTCTGGTGGCGATGGTGCCGCACTTCAACGTGGCCAATCTGCTCGACATTCCAGTGACCGACGCCAAGGGCGCCAGCACTTTCCTGCCCTTCGGTTACGTTGGCGTCTGGGCGGCGATCCCCTACGCGATCTGGTTTTTCCTTGCGGTCGAAGGCGTGCCGTTGGCCGCCGAAGAAACCAAAAACCCCAAGCGCGACCTGCCCCGTGGCCTGATCGGCGCGATGCTGGTGCTGGTGAGTTTTGCCCTGTTGATCCTGGTCATCGGCCCCGGCGGCGCGGGCGCCAATGCCTTGTTGACCTCGGGTAATCCGCTGGTCGAAGCGTTGAGCAAAGCCTACGGCGGTTCAACGTGGATGGGCTCTTTCGTCAACCTCGTCGGTCTGGCCGGGCTGATCGCCAGTTTCTTCTCGATCATCTACGCCTACTCGCGGCAGATCTTTGCCCTGTCCCGCGCCGGTTACCTGCCGCGCAAACTGTCGGAAACCAATAAAAGCAAAGCGCCGGTGCTGGCGTTGATCATCCCCGGCATCATCGGTTTTGGCCTGTCGTTGACCGGCCAAGGCGATCTGCTGATTCTGGTGGCGGTGTTCGGCGCGACGATTTCCTACGTGCTGATGATGGCGGCGCAAATCACCCTGCGCATCCGTCGCCCCAAAATGGACCGTCCGTACCGTACGCCGGGCGGCATTTTCACTTCCGGCGTTGCACTGGTTCTGGCGTGCATCGCTGTGGTGGCGGGGTTTCTGGTGGATCCACGGGTGGTCATCGGCGCGGCGATCATCTATGGAGTGTTAATTGCTTACTTTGCTTTCTACAGTCGGCATCACTTGGTAGCAGGCACGCCCGAAGAGGAATTCGCGGCGATTCAGCAAGCAGAAGAAGCCTTGCACTGA
- a CDS encoding YceK/YidQ family lipoprotein — protein sequence MSKLLAAVMAVLLALQLSGCATARTLDAAKPGAPVVYSGTRLDLYAMNGGCCEMDRFGAEAPSYPGLDLPGSALLDTLLLPLSLLTVIGVSFQATGGL from the coding sequence ATGAGTAAGCTGCTGGCTGCGGTGATGGCGGTGCTGCTGGCGTTGCAATTGTCCGGTTGCGCCACGGCGCGCACGCTCGATGCTGCCAAACCGGGGGCGCCAGTGGTGTATTCGGGAACGCGGCTGGATTTGTATGCGATGAACGGCGGGTGTTGTGAGATGGATCGGTTTGGCGCTGAAGCGCCGAGCTATCCGGGTCTGGACCTGCCGGGCAGTGCGTTGCTCGATACGCTGTTGTTGCCGTTGTCGTTACTCACCGTGATTGGCGTGAGTTTTCAGGCGACTGGCGGGTTGTAA
- a CDS encoding ethanolamine ammonia-lyase subunit EutB produces MASFAHTVGAQTYRFDSLKDVMAKASPARSGDFLAGVAALNDGERVAAQMALADIALTHFLQEAVIPYEADEVTRLIIDTHDKQAFAVVSHLTVGGFRDWLLSDAADEQSLRALAPGLTPEMVAAVSKIMRVQDLVLVAQKIRVVTQFRGTMGLRGRLSTRLQPNHPTDEPAGIAASILDGLLYGNGDAMIGINPATDSIASICAMLEMLDAIIQRYDIPTQACVLTHVTTSIEAVNRGVPLDLVFQSIAGTEAANASFGINLNLLQEGYDAGLSLNRGTLGQNLMYFETGQGSALSANAHHGVDQQTCETRAYAVARHFKPFLVNTVVGFIGPEYLYNGKQIIRAGLEDHFCGKLLGVPMGCDICYTNHAEADQDDMDTLLTLLGVAGINFIMGIPGSDDIMLNYQTTSFHDALYARQTLGLKPAPEFEQWLEKMGIFTQADGKIQFGNSLPPAFRHALAQLG; encoded by the coding sequence ATGGCTAGTTTTGCTCACACGGTCGGCGCCCAGACTTATCGCTTCGACAGCCTCAAAGACGTCATGGCCAAGGCCAGCCCGGCGCGTTCCGGGGACTTTCTGGCGGGCGTGGCCGCGCTCAACGACGGCGAGCGAGTGGCCGCACAAATGGCCTTGGCCGACATCGCGCTGACCCATTTTCTGCAGGAAGCGGTGATCCCTTACGAGGCCGATGAAGTCACCCGGCTGATCATCGACACCCACGATAAACAGGCTTTCGCCGTGGTCAGCCACCTGACCGTCGGCGGTTTTCGCGACTGGCTGCTCAGCGATGCCGCCGACGAACAGAGCCTGCGCGCCCTCGCCCCCGGCCTGACCCCGGAAATGGTCGCCGCCGTGTCGAAAATCATGCGCGTGCAGGACCTGGTGCTGGTGGCGCAGAAGATCCGCGTGGTCACCCAATTTCGCGGCACCATGGGCCTGCGCGGCCGCTTGTCCACGCGCCTGCAGCCCAACCATCCGACCGACGAACCGGCCGGCATCGCTGCGAGCATTCTCGACGGCCTGCTCTACGGCAACGGCGACGCGATGATCGGCATCAACCCGGCCACCGACAGCATCGCCTCAATCTGCGCGATGCTGGAAATGCTCGACGCGATCATCCAGCGCTACGACATTCCGACCCAGGCCTGCGTGCTGACTCACGTCACCACCTCGATCGAAGCGGTGAACCGTGGCGTGCCGCTGGACCTGGTGTTCCAGTCGATTGCCGGCACCGAAGCGGCCAACGCCAGTTTCGGCATCAACCTCAATCTGTTGCAGGAAGGTTACGACGCGGGGCTCAGCCTCAATCGCGGCACCCTCGGGCAAAACCTGATGTATTTCGAAACCGGCCAGGGCAGCGCCTTGTCGGCCAACGCCCACCATGGCGTCGATCAACAGACCTGCGAGACGCGCGCCTACGCCGTGGCGCGCCATTTCAAACCGTTTCTGGTGAACACCGTCGTCGGATTTATCGGCCCGGAATACCTCTACAACGGCAAACAGATCATCCGCGCCGGCCTCGAAGATCACTTCTGCGGCAAGTTGCTCGGTGTGCCGATGGGCTGCGACATCTGCTACACCAACCACGCCGAAGCCGATCAGGACGACATGGACACCCTGCTGACCCTGCTCGGCGTGGCTGGCATCAACTTCATCATGGGCATCCCCGGCTCCGACGACATCATGCTCAACTACCAGACCACCTCGTTCCACGACGCGCTCTACGCGCGCCAAACGCTTGGTTTAAAACCGGCACCGGAGTTTGAGCAGTGGCTGGAGAAAATGGGCATCTTCACCCAGGCTGACGGCAAGATTCAGTTCGGCAACAGCCTGCCGCCGGCCTTCCGCCACGCCTTGGCGCAACTGGGATGA